A single Caldisericum sp. DNA region contains:
- a CDS encoding molybdopterin-dependent oxidoreductase, with the protein MEERYIGKPIPRIDALEKATGKIKYMSDLSFPNMAFGKVLRAKYPHAKILKIDTSKAEALPGVITVITHKDVPGVNGFGIVVPDMPVLCKDKVRYIGDAVAAVAAETEEIAEKAIKLIDVEYEPLPVVDDPEEAMKEDAPKIHEEGNIHLHTEITRGDVESAFKEADLIIEETFFTGRQDHTPLETEGGVAFVDEEGNLNVYVGSQYPQRDQLQLARCLNWNPKKIRVVSYPVGGAFGRKDELSIQPILALLAIKAKRPVKMTLSREESIIAYWKRHPFKMRYKVAFKKDGTLLGVDAYLVEDKGAYSSLGGPVLNLAVEHACGPYRVDNVHVDGYAVFTNNGIAGAFRGFGAPQTAFAIETIMDIASRKLGIDPIELRKKNALRKGDRTSIGNVLTTSVGTELVLDGIKESNIWKNRVALKKESPKPWLKRGVGMALTYQGTGLGVGIPDYGGAILNMNEDGGFTVRIGTVDYGQGIGTSYAQIVAEAMNCPIEKVKVILGDSFLTADSGPTSASRGVYTGGKAAVIAADKMKEVLKSKASELLHTDPEKLSFDFGYIVDRETGNKVSYEELAKAFKESGNLPETEGYFLVPTADIKLENAFGLPHHIFAFSAHAAYVEVNTLTGEVSVIEGAEAVDGGVIINRQGYEAQVEGGFVMGMGYGLMEHVIIENGIVKNPNFSTYIIPTIKDAPRRIEAIPVINPEDTGPFRSKGIAETVMVATAPAITNAIYDATGARIFRIPATPEVVYFAIKESQNEDID; encoded by the coding sequence ATGGAAGAAAGATACATAGGAAAGCCAATTCCTCGAATTGATGCACTTGAAAAAGCAACAGGCAAAATTAAGTATATGTCTGACCTTTCTTTCCCGAATATGGCTTTTGGAAAAGTCCTCCGCGCAAAATATCCCCATGCAAAGATTCTCAAAATCGATACATCAAAAGCAGAGGCACTTCCAGGTGTTATTACTGTTATTACCCATAAGGATGTCCCTGGAGTAAATGGTTTTGGTATTGTTGTTCCTGATATGCCGGTCCTTTGCAAAGACAAGGTTCGATATATTGGCGATGCTGTTGCAGCAGTAGCAGCGGAGACTGAAGAAATTGCAGAAAAAGCCATAAAACTCATCGATGTGGAGTACGAGCCTTTGCCTGTTGTAGATGACCCAGAAGAAGCAATGAAGGAAGATGCACCGAAAATTCACGAAGAGGGGAACATACATTTACATACCGAGATAACCCGAGGAGATGTGGAAAGCGCCTTTAAAGAGGCAGATTTAATAATTGAGGAGACATTTTTTACAGGAAGGCAAGATCATACACCGCTTGAAACAGAAGGTGGGGTTGCTTTTGTTGATGAGGAAGGGAACCTCAATGTCTATGTTGGCTCTCAATATCCTCAAAGAGACCAACTTCAACTTGCAAGGTGCCTCAACTGGAACCCCAAAAAGATAAGGGTTGTTTCCTATCCGGTTGGTGGTGCCTTTGGGCGTAAGGACGAACTTTCAATCCAGCCCATACTTGCACTTCTTGCAATTAAGGCAAAAAGACCTGTAAAAATGACCCTCTCAAGGGAAGAATCTATTATTGCATACTGGAAAAGACATCCCTTCAAGATGCGTTACAAAGTTGCCTTTAAGAAAGATGGAACACTTCTTGGTGTTGATGCCTACCTTGTCGAGGATAAAGGGGCGTATTCGTCTCTGGGTGGACCAGTTTTAAACCTTGCCGTTGAACATGCATGTGGTCCTTACAGGGTTGACAATGTGCATGTCGATGGATATGCCGTATTTACAAATAACGGTATTGCAGGTGCATTCCGTGGGTTTGGTGCGCCTCAAACAGCATTTGCCATAGAAACCATAATGGATATTGCATCCCGTAAGCTGGGTATTGATCCAATTGAACTTCGAAAGAAAAATGCCTTAAGAAAAGGAGACCGAACCTCAATAGGGAATGTCCTTACAACATCTGTTGGAACTGAACTTGTTCTTGACGGTATTAAGGAATCAAATATCTGGAAAAATAGAGTTGCACTCAAAAAAGAGTCTCCGAAGCCCTGGCTTAAGCGGGGTGTCGGAATGGCGCTTACCTATCAGGGAACAGGTCTTGGTGTTGGCATACCTGATTATGGCGGTGCAATCCTCAATATGAACGAAGACGGTGGCTTTACCGTAAGAATTGGAACAGTTGACTACGGACAGGGCATTGGCACTTCGTATGCACAGATTGTTGCAGAGGCAATGAATTGTCCTATTGAAAAAGTAAAGGTAATTCTTGGTGATTCGTTCCTTACAGCGGATTCTGGACCAACGAGTGCTTCCCGTGGAGTTTATACTGGTGGAAAGGCTGCTGTAATTGCTGCTGATAAAATGAAAGAAGTTTTAAAGAGTAAAGCATCCGAACTTCTTCACACAGACCCTGAAAAACTTTCATTCGACTTTGGATATATCGTAGATAGAGAAACAGGAAACAAAGTCTCATATGAAGAACTTGCAAAGGCATTTAAGGAAAGTGGGAACCTCCCCGAAACTGAAGGCTACTTCCTTGTGCCAACTGCAGATATAAAACTTGAAAATGCATTTGGGCTTCCTCACCACATCTTTGCATTCTCAGCACATGCTGCCTATGTTGAAGTGAATACTCTTACAGGTGAAGTGTCTGTTATAGAGGGGGCTGAAGCGGTGGATGGCGGTGTAATCATAAACAGGCAGGGATACGAAGCGCAGGTTGAAGGTGGCTTTGTGATGGGTATGGGATATGGACTTATGGAACATGTTATTATTGAAAATGGAATTGTTAAAAATCCTAACTTCTCAACATACATTATCCCAACAATTAAAGATGCGCCTCGTAGAATTGAAGCAATCCCTGTCATAAACCCTGAAGACACTGGTCCCTTTAGGTCCAAAGGTATTGCTGAAACTGTTATGGTTGCAACTGCGCCTGCTATAACAAATGCAATTTATGATGCAACAGGTGCAAGAATCTTTAGAATTCCTGCAACACCTGAGGTTGTTTACTTTGCAATTAAGGAGAGTCAAAATGAGGACATTGATTAA
- a CDS encoding xanthine dehydrogenase family protein subunit M — MKELDYFYPKTLDEALHIKNELKSGIRVIAGGTDLVVRLKQDQVAEDKLLDITKIPELKGIEDRGDTIYVGAGTTHTELLEHPLIKSAAPILFDAVKTIGSPQIRNIGTIGGNIANASPAGDSIPALFVLLAKLHLRSVDGSRTVAIEDFFLGPGKTAIKDNEIIMGVEFEKMKDNEIGFFRKVGQRKGTAISIVNAAVRLEKDSTPNKFSKAYVALGAVAPTVVRAKIVENALQSETLDSLDKIMYIARLVFREVSPISDVRGSLEYRRDVSINIVYEGLADLFLNGFRR; from the coding sequence ATGAAAGAACTTGATTACTTTTATCCAAAAACATTGGATGAAGCGCTTCACATTAAAAATGAATTAAAAAGTGGCATAAGAGTCATTGCTGGTGGAACTGACCTTGTTGTTCGCTTGAAGCAGGACCAGGTTGCTGAAGACAAACTCCTCGACATAACTAAAATTCCTGAACTTAAAGGCATAGAGGATAGAGGCGATACAATCTATGTTGGCGCAGGGACAACCCACACCGAGTTGCTTGAACATCCCCTTATTAAGAGTGCAGCACCAATCCTCTTTGATGCGGTAAAGACAATTGGCTCGCCCCAAATAAGAAATATAGGGACTATTGGTGGAAACATTGCAAATGCATCTCCTGCAGGTGACTCAATTCCTGCACTTTTTGTGCTTCTTGCAAAACTTCACTTAAGAAGTGTTGACGGAAGTAGAACTGTAGCAATCGAGGATTTCTTCCTTGGTCCTGGAAAAACTGCAATTAAGGATAACGAAATTATAATGGGTGTTGAGTTTGAGAAAATGAAGGATAATGAGATTGGCTTCTTTAGAAAAGTAGGTCAAAGGAAAGGAACTGCAATTTCCATTGTAAATGCGGCTGTAAGGCTTGAAAAAGATTCGACACCAAATAAGTTTTCCAAAGCGTATGTTGCACTTGGTGCCGTTGCTCCTACTGTTGTGAGGGCAAAAATTGTTGAAAATGCGCTTCAGAGTGAGACTTTAGACTCGCTTGATAAGATTATGTATATTGCAAGGCTTGTCTTTAGAGAGGTATCGCCCATATCTGATGTAAGAGGCTCTCTTGAATACAGGCGGGATGTTTCAATAAACATAGTCTATGAAGGGCTTGCGGACCTCTTTTTAAATGGTTTTAGGAGGTAG